The genomic stretch GAAAAGAAAAATATAACTCATTATTTTAACTTTGATATTAGTGAAACTATGCTAGTTGTAACAGAGTATATGAATAATAATATTCTTGATATTTCAACTTTTAAACTATCAAAATCTTCTTTTGATAATGAGGAAGAAGTTGATATTGAAGACAAATATAGTATTGCAAATAGTTATTTAGTAAATATTGAAGATGATATAGAGATTATTTTTACTGGGGATAAGATAAATTTTGATGAATTAGATTTAAGTAATAAAAATTATTCATATTTTGAAATTGAAAGTTTAGATTTTACAAAATACCTTAATTTTTTACCAGATGATATAAAAAACAAATATTCTCTTTACTATGTAAATACTAAATATTTGTATATTCTTTTGATAATTTCAATAATAACAGTCTTATCAACAATAATACTTTATCATAATATTCATAAGTCAGAGGAGAAGTTGGAACAGCTAGAAGCTGAAAGTTCAAGCCTTGAGGATGAAATAAATGAAGCAAGAAATGAAATGGAAGAAATTGAAAAGCAACATAAGGACTTATTGGAATTTATAGAAAAAGAAGAATATAAAGATTTTAAAATAAGTTCTCTTTTAGAAGAATTGAGCTATTTATGTCCAAGTGGAGTGAAGATTTCTTCAATAGAATATGATGAAAATAAAATTTTTAATATAGAGGGAAGTACAGGAAAAATTGATAATGTGGTTAAGTTTTTAGAAAATATTACGAATTCTAAAAATTTTAAACTATATAACTATGACTATATTTTAAGAAAAGAAAATGAAATTGAATTTAAACTTGAAATTAAATATTTTTAGGTGATGGTATGGACTTAGATTTAAAAAATAAAAATTTAAAAATAATACTTTTAATTTTTCTATATCTTTTAGTTTTTTATTTTCTTATTTTTAAAAATATTTTAAAACTTGCTGAAATAAAAGAATTGGTGGAACAGGAAGATATAAAAATAGGAAAGTTAAATTATGAAAAGAATGTTGTTTTAAAGGCACTTGATATAAAAAGAAAAGATTTTGAGAAGGATAGAAAAAAAATTGAAAACCAGGAAGAAAAATCTGATAAAAATGAATTTGATAATATTCCTAACTTATTCAACTATATAGAAGAAAAGATTTCCAAAAATAATATTATTTTTCAAAGTTTTGGAAGAAGTAGAAAAGATGGAGACAAGTTAAAAGTAGCTATGTCTTTTAATGGAAGTGAAAGAAATATAAAAAATTTTTTTAGGGAGATAGAAAATGAAAATTATGATATTAACTTTTCTTCTTCATATCTAAAAATCAGTGTAAATAATAATTTATTGGAAGTAAAGACGACCTTATCTGCCAGTGTTTTAGATAAAACAGAAAAAATAGATAGTCTTATTGACAATAATATAAGTAATAAGGATATCTTTAAAAAAGATAATAGAAA from Fusobacterium hwasookii encodes the following:
- a CDS encoding PilN domain-containing protein, coding for MFKKMLPLSHIDDIEKRVKNTVLNLENKFFSIFKIQVENIINEEDRKDKIEDRLDVIFPRYNSDDFVLRYEILKKDRKKENIVVYLLDLALLNDYIIDDMKDYGFVSIIPSFFVCREKKNITHYFNFDISETMLVVTEYMNNNILDISTFKLSKSSFDNEEEVDIEDKYSIANSYLVNIEDDIEIIFTGDKINFDELDLSNKNYSYFEIESLDFTKYLNFLPDDIKNKYSLYYVNTKYLYILLIISIITVLSTIILYHNIHKSEEKLEQLEAESSSLEDEINEARNEMEEIEKQHKDLLEFIEKEEYKDFKISSLLEELSYLCPSGVKISSIEYDENKIFNIEGSTGKIDNVVKFLENITNSKNFKLYNYDYILRKENEIEFKLEIKYF